The following proteins come from a genomic window of Trifolium pratense cultivar HEN17-A07 linkage group LG4, ARS_RC_1.1, whole genome shotgun sequence:
- the LOC123922453 gene encoding uncharacterized protein LOC123922453 — MAEVKSAVWDCDSYKSPGPDGINFGFIKDFWAELRGDIMRFLSDFHLGSLYKILAKVLANRLHLVIGIVISESQTAFVKDRQILDGILIANEVVDEARKSKKELMLFEVDFEKAYDLVDLGYLDEVMGRMSFPTLWRKWIRECVCTATASVLVNGSPTDEFPL, encoded by the exons ATGGCTGAGGTGAAATCAGCTGTGTGGGATTGTGATAGTTATAAAAGTCCGGGCCCAGACGGGattaattttggtttcattAAAGATTTCTGGGCTGAGTTACGGGGTGACATTATGCGTTTTCTTTCTGATTTTCATC TGGGAAGcttgtataaaattttggcgAAGGTGTTAGCGAATAGGTTGCATTTAGTGATCGGTATTGTGATTTCTGAGTCTCAGACAGCGTTTGTGAAAGATAGGCAAATCCTCGATGGCATACTCATTGCAAACGAGGTGGTGGATGAGGCGCGAAAGTCTAAGAAGGAGCTTATGTTGTTTGAGGTAGATTTTGAGAAGGCCTATGATTTAGTGGACTTGGGCTATCTGGATGAGGTTATGGGGAGAATGTCTTTTCCAACCCTATGGAGGAAGTGGATTCGAGAGTGTGTATGCACGGCTACGGCATCAGTGTTAGTTAATGGTAGTCCGACTGATGAATTTCCTCTCTAG
- the LOC123922454 gene encoding beta-glucosidase 13-like translates to MAFNNVFLLCLFNLIIIITTIVTLKSTFSEANSRNIFDVTSLNRSSFPKDFIFGTSTSAYQYEGAAKEDGKGTSTWDTFTHKYPDKIIDRSNGDVAIDGYHRYKEDVEIMKYMNLDAYRLSLSWSRILPNGRISGGINQEGIRYYNNYINELIVNGLEVFVTLFHFDLPQALEDEYGGFLSPQIVFDFRDYAELCFKEFGDRVKYWITLNEPSTYTTAGYVIGMFPPGRCSDWQNLNCTSGDSGTEPYLVAHHLLLAHAAAVQVYKTKYQVPLLLKSQTTSQMGWIGIALQSFWFVPFSNSKSDERAAERSIGFMLGWLVAHCTVYTRSTYEIMNLTPLNYIKKKKQMEHDLQNHFHFSFLAPLTTGDYPQHMRSLVGRRLPKFSEDQARLINGSFDFIGLNYYTSRYAADAPHLNNTRPCYLTDSLANVTTERNGIPIGPKAASDWFYSYPMGFTKLLVYVKEKYNNPLIYVMENGIDENNDPTLSLDEALNDIHRIKYYYDHLLYLQSAIRIGVNVKGYFVWSLLDNFEWAEGYTVRFGVNFVDYNDNLKRYHKLSAQWFKNFLKRP, encoded by the exons ATGGCATTCAACAATGTTTTTCTTCTCTGCCTCTTTAatctaataattattattactaccatAGTGACATTGAAAAGTACTTTCTCAGAAGCTAATTCTCGCAATATTTTTGATGTTACTTCATTGAATCGAAGTAGTTTTCCTAAAGACTTCATCTTTGGAACATCAACCTCAGCATACCAG TACGAAGGTGCTGCAAAAGAAGATGGCAAAGGAACAAGTACATGGGATACCTTTACTCACAAATATCCAG ATAAAATAATCGACAGAAGCAATGGAGATGTTGCTATTGACGGATATCATCGGTACAAG GAAGATGTTGAGATCATGAAGTATATGAATTTAGATGCATACAGATTATCCCTCTCCTGGTCTAGAATACTACCAA ATGGAAGGATAAGTGGAGGTATAAATCAGGAAGGGATCAGATATTACAACAACTACATCAATGAGCTAATAGTTAATG GTTTAGAAGTATTTGTcaccctttttcattttgatctaCCACAAGCCTTAGAAGATGAGTATGGAGGTTTCTTAAGTCCTCAAATAGT ATTTGATTTTCGGGATTACGCGGAGCTTTGCTTCAAGGAGTTTGGAGATAGAGTGAAGTATTGGATTACCCTGAATGAGCCGTCCACTTACACAACAGCTGGGTATGTTATAGGGATGTTTCCACCTGGTAGATGTTCTGATTGGCAAAACCTCAATTGCACCAGCGGTGATTCGGGGACAGAGCCCTATTTAGTTGCACATCACTTGCTCCTTGCTCATGCAGCTGCTGTTCAAGTTTACAAGACAAAATATCAG GTACCGTTGTTACTTAAAAGCCAAACCACATCTCAAATGGGTTGGATAGGAATAGCCTTACAATCCTTCTGGTTTGTGCCGTTCTCAAATAGCAAATCTGATGAAAGAGCTGCAGAGCGATCAATTGGCTTCATGCTTGGATGGTTAGTAGCTCACTGTACAGTGTACACTCGCTCTACATATGAAATTATGAACTTAACACcacttaattatattaaaaagaaaaaacaaatggaGCATGATTTACAAAACCATTTTCATTTTTC GTTTCTAGCGCCATTGACAACCGGAGACTACCCACAACATATGCGATCCTTGGTTGGACGAAGATTGCCAAAGTTCTCTGAAGATCAAGCCAGGCTAATCAATGGTTCTTTTGATTTTATTGGACTAAACTACTACACATCTAGATATGCTGCTGATGCACCTCATTTAAACAATACTAGACCTTGTTATCTCACAGATTCTCTTGCCAATGTTACAA CTGAGCGTAACGGGATACCTATAGGTCCAAAG GCTGCTTCAGATTGGTTTTATAGTTATCCAATGGGATTTACGAAACTATTGGTCTACGTCAAGGAAAAGTACAACAATCCTTTGATTTACGTCATGGAAAATG GTATAGATGAGAATAATGATCCAACACTGTCATTGGATGAAGCACTAAATGATATTCACagaatcaaatattattatgacCATCTCTTATATCTTCAATCAGCAATTAG GATCGGCGTAAATGTAAAAGGATATTTTGTGTGGTCTTTATTGGACAATTTCGAATGGGCTGAAGGGTACACAGTGAGATTTGGGGTGAACTTTGTAGATTACAACGATAACTTGAAAAGATATCACAAGCTCTCAGCACAATGGTTCAAGAATTTTCTTAAGAGACCTTAG